In Phlebotomus papatasi isolate M1 chromosome 1, Ppap_2.1, whole genome shotgun sequence, the following proteins share a genomic window:
- the LOC129800336 gene encoding alkaline phosphatase isoform X2, translating to MASETERDPGVSVQQQGPRYYLKSATNGRGGLNVYVSNRRSSFCEQQQRDAQNSFSVREFLKSKLFVSILIVGAVFITLICIGLVVMYERDGNVTQTIDVWRDKLTPEQLIWFDSGLDELKKALTVPINTKRAKNVILFIGDGMGPVSVTAGRIFKHGEGGKLSWEDFPHMGLLKTYTMDKQVPDSASTATALFGGVKSNYGTNGVDAGVLRGDCYSSLNKSHHVESILHWAQKAGKGTGFVTTTRVTHATPASLFANVPERGWECDATMPEEAKNLGCLDIGRQLVEEEPGQKMNVIMGGGRQCLVSGVEDTPEDPIDTWSCNSKDGRNLIEKWKADKMEKEQSFAVLQNNSDLVNLDVSNEFVLGVFANGHLAYDHERDKSDSGMPSLEEMTTAALRVLRKHQKGFFLVVEGGMIDQAHHRGWAKTALSELSAMDDAVAATVKLMTRELEETLIIVTSDHAHTLSMNGYPDKGNSIFGVAQNSKADGIPYTTLTYGTGGPDGFQVEVDSQGKVHRRDPTLDNLEDYKYVQQVGIATDENIHGGVDVAVHATGPMAHLFHCVHENSYVAHVISYAARIGRFRDSSAAGAFFDLLGLSY from the exons ATGGCCAGCGAGACAGAGCGTGATCCAGGAGTTTCTGTCCAGCAGCAGGGCCCAAGGTACTATCTCAAGAGTGCCACAAATGGTCGCGGAGGCCTAAATGTCTACGTCAGCAACAGACGGAGTAGCTTCTGTGAACAGCAGCAACGCGATGCACAAAATTCCTTCAGTGTTCGCGAATTTCTCAAGTCCAAACTCTTTGTGAGCATCCTAATTGTCGGAGCAGTTTTTATCACACTCATCTGTATCGGATTGGTGGTGATGTACGAACGAGATGGCAACGTCACACAGACCATAGATGTGTGGCGAGACAAATTAACTCCAG AGCAATTGATATGGTTTGACTCAGGGCTCGATGAGCTGAAGAAAGCTCTCACTGTTCCCATAAATACCAAACGGGCGAAAAATGTGATCTTGTTCATAGGGGATGGAATGGGGCCGGTTTCTGTAACAGCCGGTCGAATATTTAAGCATGGTGAAGGTGGAAAATTGTCATGGGAAGATTTTCCACACATGGGTCTACTCAAG ACATACACCATGGATAAACAAGTGCCAGACTCAGCTTCAACAGCAACAGCACTTTTTGGGGGAGTAAAGTCCAACTATGGGACCAATGGAGTCGATGCAGGAGTACTCAGAGGTGATTGCTACTCTTCCCTCAATAAATCTCATCATGTTGAATCTATTCTGCATTGGGCACAGAAGGCAGGGAAGGGTACGGGATTTGTCACTACGACACGTGTGACTCATGCCACTCCGGCTAGTTTATTTGCAAATGTACCAGAACGTGGTTGGGAGTGTGATGCAACAATGCCGGAGGAAGCTAAGAACCTGGGGTGCTTGGATATTGGTCGACAACTGGTAGAGGAAGAGCCAGGACAGAAGATGAATGTGATAATGGGAGGAGGGAGACAGTGCCTAGTGTCTGGAGTGGAAGATACTCCAGAGGATCCAATTGATACGTGGTCGTGCAATTCGAAAGATGGTCGGAATCTTATTGAAAAGTGGAAGGCAGATAAAATGGAAAAGGAGCAATCATTTGCTGTCCTTCAGAACAATTCGGATCTGGTCAATCTCGATGTATCTAATGAATTTGTATTGGGAGTCTTTGCAAATGGGCATCTGGCATATGATCATGAGAGGGATAAAAGTGATTCTGGAATGCCATCTTTGGAGGAAATGACCACGGCAGCTCTAAGGGTGCTCAGGAAGCATCAAAAGGGCTTCTTTTTGGTCGTTGAAGGTGGAATGATTGATCAGGCTCATCATAGGGGTTGGGCAAAGACAGCTCTGTCAGAATTGTCTGCCATGGATGATGCTGTAGCTGCCACGGTGAAGTTGATGACTCGAGAATTGGAAGAGACTCTGATCATCGTTACATCAGATCATGCTCATACACTTTCAATGAATGGCTATCCAGATAAAGGGAATAGTATTTTCGGGGTGGCTCAGAATTCCAAGGCCGATGGGATTCCCTATACGACTCTGACGTACGGTACTGGTGGTCCAGATGGATTCCAAGTGGAAGTTGACAGTCAGGGAAAGGTGCATAGGCGGGATCCTACTCTTGACAACCTCGAGGACTATAAATATGTCCAGCAAGTGGGAATTGCTACTGATGAAAATATCCATGGAGGAGTTGATGTAGCTGTTCATGCCACTGGTCCCATGGCTCATCTCTTCCACTGTGTTCATGAGAACTCATATGTAGCTCATGTTATTTCTTATGCAGCCAGAATTGGCAGATTTCGTGATAGTTCCGCAGCTGGTGCATTTTTTGATCTTCTAGGATTGTCCTActaa
- the LOC129800336 gene encoding alkaline phosphatase isoform X1: MYEQDSVESELFLPIRGMASETERDPGVSVQQQGPRYYLKSATNGRGGLNVYVSNRRSSFCEQQQRDAQNSFSVREFLKSKLFVSILIVGAVFITLICIGLVVMYERDGNVTQTIDVWRDKLTPEQLIWFDSGLDELKKALTVPINTKRAKNVILFIGDGMGPVSVTAGRIFKHGEGGKLSWEDFPHMGLLKTYTMDKQVPDSASTATALFGGVKSNYGTNGVDAGVLRGDCYSSLNKSHHVESILHWAQKAGKGTGFVTTTRVTHATPASLFANVPERGWECDATMPEEAKNLGCLDIGRQLVEEEPGQKMNVIMGGGRQCLVSGVEDTPEDPIDTWSCNSKDGRNLIEKWKADKMEKEQSFAVLQNNSDLVNLDVSNEFVLGVFANGHLAYDHERDKSDSGMPSLEEMTTAALRVLRKHQKGFFLVVEGGMIDQAHHRGWAKTALSELSAMDDAVAATVKLMTRELEETLIIVTSDHAHTLSMNGYPDKGNSIFGVAQNSKADGIPYTTLTYGTGGPDGFQVEVDSQGKVHRRDPTLDNLEDYKYVQQVGIATDENIHGGVDVAVHATGPMAHLFHCVHENSYVAHVISYAARIGRFRDSSAAGAFFDLLGLSY, from the exons CCGAACTATTCCTGCCAATCCGCGGAATGGCCAGCGAGACAGAGCGTGATCCAGGAGTTTCTGTCCAGCAGCAGGGCCCAAGGTACTATCTCAAGAGTGCCACAAATGGTCGCGGAGGCCTAAATGTCTACGTCAGCAACAGACGGAGTAGCTTCTGTGAACAGCAGCAACGCGATGCACAAAATTCCTTCAGTGTTCGCGAATTTCTCAAGTCCAAACTCTTTGTGAGCATCCTAATTGTCGGAGCAGTTTTTATCACACTCATCTGTATCGGATTGGTGGTGATGTACGAACGAGATGGCAACGTCACACAGACCATAGATGTGTGGCGAGACAAATTAACTCCAG AGCAATTGATATGGTTTGACTCAGGGCTCGATGAGCTGAAGAAAGCTCTCACTGTTCCCATAAATACCAAACGGGCGAAAAATGTGATCTTGTTCATAGGGGATGGAATGGGGCCGGTTTCTGTAACAGCCGGTCGAATATTTAAGCATGGTGAAGGTGGAAAATTGTCATGGGAAGATTTTCCACACATGGGTCTACTCAAG ACATACACCATGGATAAACAAGTGCCAGACTCAGCTTCAACAGCAACAGCACTTTTTGGGGGAGTAAAGTCCAACTATGGGACCAATGGAGTCGATGCAGGAGTACTCAGAGGTGATTGCTACTCTTCCCTCAATAAATCTCATCATGTTGAATCTATTCTGCATTGGGCACAGAAGGCAGGGAAGGGTACGGGATTTGTCACTACGACACGTGTGACTCATGCCACTCCGGCTAGTTTATTTGCAAATGTACCAGAACGTGGTTGGGAGTGTGATGCAACAATGCCGGAGGAAGCTAAGAACCTGGGGTGCTTGGATATTGGTCGACAACTGGTAGAGGAAGAGCCAGGACAGAAGATGAATGTGATAATGGGAGGAGGGAGACAGTGCCTAGTGTCTGGAGTGGAAGATACTCCAGAGGATCCAATTGATACGTGGTCGTGCAATTCGAAAGATGGTCGGAATCTTATTGAAAAGTGGAAGGCAGATAAAATGGAAAAGGAGCAATCATTTGCTGTCCTTCAGAACAATTCGGATCTGGTCAATCTCGATGTATCTAATGAATTTGTATTGGGAGTCTTTGCAAATGGGCATCTGGCATATGATCATGAGAGGGATAAAAGTGATTCTGGAATGCCATCTTTGGAGGAAATGACCACGGCAGCTCTAAGGGTGCTCAGGAAGCATCAAAAGGGCTTCTTTTTGGTCGTTGAAGGTGGAATGATTGATCAGGCTCATCATAGGGGTTGGGCAAAGACAGCTCTGTCAGAATTGTCTGCCATGGATGATGCTGTAGCTGCCACGGTGAAGTTGATGACTCGAGAATTGGAAGAGACTCTGATCATCGTTACATCAGATCATGCTCATACACTTTCAATGAATGGCTATCCAGATAAAGGGAATAGTATTTTCGGGGTGGCTCAGAATTCCAAGGCCGATGGGATTCCCTATACGACTCTGACGTACGGTACTGGTGGTCCAGATGGATTCCAAGTGGAAGTTGACAGTCAGGGAAAGGTGCATAGGCGGGATCCTACTCTTGACAACCTCGAGGACTATAAATATGTCCAGCAAGTGGGAATTGCTACTGATGAAAATATCCATGGAGGAGTTGATGTAGCTGTTCATGCCACTGGTCCCATGGCTCATCTCTTCCACTGTGTTCATGAGAACTCATATGTAGCTCATGTTATTTCTTATGCAGCCAGAATTGGCAGATTTCGTGATAGTTCCGCAGCTGGTGCATTTTTTGATCTTCTAGGATTGTCCTActaa